The Streptomyces sp. NBC_01353 genome contains a region encoding:
- a CDS encoding aldolase, which translates to MTGLRNSAADPTNSTADLPDSAVDAARAEIVRVGTSLFARGYVHASAGNISARVGDGHLITPTDAALGFLEPDRLALVDAGGEQVAGDRASKTLTLHRRIYEADPTARFVLHTHSTHLVGLTLAGVWSQDDVLPPLTPYYVMKVGHVPLIPYHRPGDPRVADLVAAAIADRAARATPIRAVLLDRLGPVVWGPDAATALAVLEELEETARLWLLTDRRPEPLPGHAIDELRSTFRAAW; encoded by the coding sequence GTGACCGGGCTCCGTAACAGCGCCGCGGACCCCACGAACAGCACCGCAGACCTCCCGGACAGCGCCGTGGACGCGGCGCGTGCCGAGATCGTCCGAGTGGGCACGAGCCTGTTCGCCCGCGGCTACGTCCACGCCAGCGCCGGCAACATCAGCGCCCGGGTCGGCGACGGTCATCTGATCACCCCCACCGACGCCGCCCTCGGTTTCCTCGAACCCGACCGGCTCGCGCTGGTCGACGCCGGCGGCGAGCAGGTGGCGGGCGACCGCGCCAGCAAGACGCTGACGCTGCACCGGCGCATCTACGAGGCCGACCCCACGGCCCGCTTCGTCCTCCACACCCACTCCACGCATCTGGTCGGGCTCACCCTGGCCGGCGTGTGGAGTCAGGACGACGTGCTCCCGCCCCTCACCCCGTACTACGTGATGAAGGTCGGGCACGTTCCGCTCATCCCCTACCACCGGCCCGGCGACCCGCGCGTGGCCGACCTGGTGGCGGCCGCGATCGCCGACCGCGCCGCTCGCGCCACCCCGATCAGGGCCGTGCTCCTCGACCGTCTGGGCCCCGTCGTCTGGGGCCCGGACGCCGCCACCGCCCTCGCCGTCCTCGAAGAACTCGAGGAGACGGCACGCCTCTGGCTCCTGACCGACCGTCGCCCTGAGCCACTCCCCGGTCACGCGATCGACGAACTGAGGTCCACGTTCCGAGCAGCGTGGTGA
- a CDS encoding MFS transporter: protein MSISATTAEAPDLARENAVFRKVVRRIVPFLILCYVFSYLDRVNVGFAKLQMSEDLGFSEAAYGLGAGLFFIGYFLFEVPSNLMLQRIGARTWIARIMITWGVVSAGFMFVSNETTFYVLRFLLGAAEAGFYPGVILYCTYWFPSHRRARVIALFMSAIPVAGIFGNPLSGWIMDRFQGVNGWQGWQWMFLLEALPALAIGVATLFYLDNGVRDAKWLTDEEKDIVERAIAEDSAHKSVHGRVLDAFREPRVWLMCLIYFCFVMGQYALTFWMPTFVQSTGIKGNLAIGVLSAVPFLAALVAMNLFGRSADKRRERRWHLVIPSLMGAVGFSLAASWSGSTVLSLVALSFAAAGVLTCAPLFWSLPTAFLGGTAAAAGLAVINSVGNLAGFVSPYMIGALKDATGSTSIPMYVLALSLVVGAVAVLTTNKQVVNR, encoded by the coding sequence ATGTCCATATCCGCGACGACGGCAGAGGCCCCCGACCTCGCCCGCGAGAACGCCGTCTTCCGCAAGGTCGTGCGCCGCATCGTCCCCTTCCTCATCCTCTGTTACGTCTTCTCCTACCTGGACCGCGTCAACGTCGGCTTCGCGAAGCTGCAGATGTCCGAGGACCTCGGGTTCAGCGAGGCGGCGTACGGCCTCGGCGCCGGACTGTTCTTCATCGGCTACTTCCTCTTCGAGGTGCCCTCGAACCTGATGCTGCAGCGCATCGGTGCCCGTACCTGGATCGCCCGCATCATGATCACCTGGGGCGTGGTCTCGGCGGGGTTCATGTTCGTCTCGAACGAGACGACGTTCTACGTGCTCCGCTTCCTGCTCGGCGCCGCCGAGGCGGGGTTCTACCCCGGTGTGATCCTCTACTGCACGTACTGGTTCCCCTCGCACCGCCGTGCCCGGGTCATCGCCCTGTTCATGTCGGCCATCCCCGTCGCCGGCATCTTCGGCAACCCGCTGTCCGGCTGGATCATGGACCGGTTCCAGGGCGTCAACGGCTGGCAGGGCTGGCAGTGGATGTTCCTCCTGGAGGCCCTTCCCGCGCTCGCCATCGGTGTGGCCACGCTGTTCTACCTGGACAACGGCGTGCGCGACGCCAAGTGGCTCACCGACGAGGAGAAGGACATCGTCGAGCGGGCGATCGCCGAGGACTCCGCCCACAAGTCGGTGCATGGCCGGGTCCTGGACGCCTTCCGTGAGCCCAGGGTGTGGCTGATGTGCCTCATCTACTTCTGCTTCGTGATGGGCCAGTACGCGCTGACCTTCTGGATGCCCACCTTCGTCCAGTCGACCGGTATCAAGGGCAACCTCGCGATCGGCGTGCTCAGCGCCGTACCGTTCCTCGCCGCGCTCGTCGCGATGAACCTCTTCGGCCGCTCGGCGGACAAGCGCCGCGAGCGCCGCTGGCACCTGGTGATCCCGAGCCTCATGGGCGCCGTCGGGTTCTCGCTCGCCGCGAGCTGGTCCGGGTCCACCGTGCTGTCCCTGGTCGCGCTCTCCTTCGCCGCGGCCGGTGTGCTGACCTGCGCCCCGCTCTTCTGGTCCCTTCCCACCGCGTTCCTCGGCGGCACCGCCGCCGCGGCCGGTCTCGCCGTGATCAACTCGGTGGGGAACCTCGCCGGCTTCGTCAGCCCGTACATGATCGGCGCGCTCAAGGACGCCACCGGCTCCACCTCGATCCCCATGTACGTCCTGGCGCTCAGCCTCGTCGTCGGCGCCGTCGCCGTGCTGACCACGAACAAGCAGGTCGTCAACCGCTGA
- the otnI gene encoding 2-oxo-tetronate isomerase, translated as MPRFAANLSMMYTEHDFLDRFSAASADGFQAVEYLFPYAYDATELRRRLDDHGLRQVLFNAPPGDWDGGERGTAALPGREKETLDGIDRALEYAAALDCPRVHVMAGLVRPDATPAELAAHRDTYLATLARAAERAAAAGVDILIEPINGRDMPGYFLSRQADAHAVVREVGAPNLKVQLDLYHCQIVEGDLTTTLRRDLPTGRVGHLQIAGVPDRHEPDEGELDIRHLFGVIDESGFDGWIGCEYVPRAGTSEGLGWLKKHQHDENHQNHQNHRGDNA; from the coding sequence ATGCCGAGGTTCGCCGCGAACCTGTCCATGATGTACACCGAGCACGACTTCCTCGACCGCTTCTCCGCGGCCTCGGCGGACGGCTTCCAGGCCGTCGAGTACCTCTTCCCGTACGCCTACGACGCCACCGAACTCCGTCGCCGCCTCGACGACCACGGCCTGCGCCAGGTGCTCTTCAACGCGCCCCCGGGTGACTGGGACGGCGGCGAGCGCGGAACGGCCGCGCTGCCCGGCCGCGAGAAGGAGACGCTCGACGGGATCGACCGGGCGCTCGAGTACGCGGCGGCGCTGGACTGCCCCCGCGTCCACGTGATGGCCGGACTCGTCCGTCCCGACGCGACACCGGCCGAGCTCGCCGCACACCGCGACACCTATCTGGCCACCCTCGCCCGCGCCGCGGAGCGGGCCGCCGCGGCGGGCGTCGACATCCTGATCGAGCCGATCAACGGCCGTGACATGCCGGGCTACTTCCTGAGCCGGCAGGCCGACGCACACGCCGTGGTACGGGAGGTCGGCGCGCCGAACCTCAAGGTCCAACTGGACCTCTACCACTGCCAGATCGTCGAGGGCGACCTCACCACCACCCTGCGCCGCGACCTGCCCACCGGCCGGGTCGGCCATCTGCAGATCGCCGGCGTCCCGGACCGCCACGAGCCCGACGAGGGCGAGCTCGACATCCGCCATCTGTTCGGCGTCATCGACGAGTCGGGCTTCGACGGGTGGATCGGCTGCGAGTACGTCCCGCGCGCCGGCACGAGCGAGGGGCTCGGCTGGCTGAAGAAGCACCAGCACGACGAGAACCACCAGAACCACCAGAACCACCGAGGAGACAACGCATGA
- the denD gene encoding D-erythronate dehydrogenase translates to MRIVITGGFGFLGRQVARALLDARTFRGTPVERLVLADRFVPDASPEAADPIVDIVRGDLTDSLDELFAKPVDVVVHLASAVSAECEADFDLGMSANVDTTRALLEAARAQSAAGGPTALVVFSSSVAVYGSDPALPLPPVVSESTLPTPRSSYGIQKFVCEQLVAEYTRRGYVDGRVTRLMTVSVRPGKPNAAASGFLSGIVREPLAGLPAICPVDPELRVALASPRRTVEGILRVAQAERGTGPGRLEGNLPVNLPALTVTVAEMLATLRREAGDVVADLVTIVPAPAVESIVGSWPAAFDNTRAAALGLEPDPDFAAVVRDYVADHADAIAPGVPAGPGDGAPRR, encoded by the coding sequence ATGAGGATCGTCATCACGGGTGGCTTCGGCTTCCTCGGTCGGCAGGTCGCCCGCGCCCTGCTCGACGCACGGACGTTCCGCGGTACGCCCGTCGAGCGGCTGGTGCTCGCCGACCGGTTCGTGCCCGACGCCTCGCCGGAGGCGGCCGACCCCATCGTCGACATCGTGCGGGGCGACCTGACCGACAGCCTCGACGAGCTGTTCGCGAAGCCGGTCGACGTCGTCGTGCACCTGGCCTCCGCCGTCTCCGCCGAGTGCGAGGCCGACTTCGACCTCGGCATGAGCGCCAACGTGGACACGACCCGCGCCCTGCTCGAAGCCGCCCGCGCCCAGTCGGCTGCGGGCGGCCCGACGGCCCTGGTGGTGTTCTCCAGCAGCGTCGCCGTCTACGGCTCCGATCCGGCGCTGCCGCTGCCCCCGGTGGTCTCCGAGTCGACCCTGCCCACTCCCCGGTCCAGCTACGGGATCCAGAAGTTCGTCTGCGAGCAGTTGGTCGCGGAGTACACCCGCCGCGGCTACGTCGACGGCCGCGTCACCCGCCTGATGACCGTGTCCGTCCGGCCGGGCAAACCGAACGCGGCCGCCTCGGGCTTCCTCTCCGGCATCGTCCGCGAGCCGCTCGCGGGTCTTCCGGCGATCTGCCCGGTCGACCCCGAGCTGCGGGTCGCGCTTGCCTCGCCGCGCCGCACGGTCGAGGGCATCCTCCGCGTCGCGCAGGCCGAGCGCGGTACGGGGCCGGGCCGGCTCGAGGGCAACCTGCCGGTCAACCTGCCGGCGCTCACGGTCACGGTCGCCGAGATGCTGGCCACGCTGCGCCGGGAGGCCGGTGACGTCGTCGCCGACCTGGTGACGATCGTCCCCGCCCCGGCCGTCGAGAGCATCGTGGGCTCGTGGCCCGCAGCCTTCGACAACACCCGTGCCGCGGCGCTCGGTCTGGAGCCCGACCCCGACTTCGCGGCCGTGGTACGGGACTACGTCGCCGACCACGCCGACGCGATCGCTCCCGGGGTACCGGCCGGCCCGGGCGACGGGGCTCCGCGCCGATAG
- a CDS encoding FadR/GntR family transcriptional regulator, which yields MFSKVSGPVRLADRVAAVLSEEIESGRIAEGDKLPTEVELVKQLGVSRTVVREAVSRLRNAGLVEPRQGLGVFVLPRRTRPLDLESEAAATKSKVLQIVEVRRAMEGEAAALAAARATPADIARMRAALDAIDAAVAAGGDGVDEDLSFHQSIAESTGNAVMVSTVRYLGEVARSGIRITRANEARRDDFIEDVRQEHHAILAAVESGDAEAARDAALRHMKHAATRLQDADERFWTETEDVDVVALDGTAP from the coding sequence ATGTTTTCCAAGGTGAGCGGTCCGGTCCGGCTCGCGGACCGAGTAGCGGCGGTGCTCTCGGAAGAGATCGAGTCCGGGCGCATCGCCGAGGGCGACAAGCTGCCGACCGAGGTCGAGCTGGTCAAGCAGCTCGGCGTCAGCCGCACGGTGGTGCGCGAGGCCGTCTCCAGGCTCCGCAACGCCGGCCTCGTCGAACCGCGCCAGGGCCTCGGTGTGTTCGTCCTGCCGCGCCGCACCCGGCCGCTCGACCTGGAATCCGAGGCCGCCGCGACCAAGTCCAAGGTGCTCCAGATCGTGGAGGTGCGCCGCGCCATGGAGGGCGAGGCGGCCGCGCTGGCGGCCGCCCGCGCCACACCGGCCGACATCGCCCGGATGCGCGCGGCGCTCGACGCGATCGACGCCGCGGTCGCGGCCGGCGGCGACGGTGTGGACGAGGACCTCTCCTTCCACCAGTCGATCGCCGAGTCGACCGGCAACGCCGTGATGGTCTCCACGGTGCGGTACCTCGGCGAGGTGGCGCGCAGCGGCATCCGGATCACGCGGGCGAACGAGGCGCGCCGGGACGACTTCATCGAGGACGTCCGCCAGGAGCATCACGCGATCCTGGCCGCCGTCGAGTCCGGTGACGCCGAGGCGGCCCGGGACGCCGCGCTGCGCCACATGAAGCACGCGGCCACTCGACTGCAGGACGCGGACGAACGTTTCTGGACGGAGACCGAGGACGTCGACGTGGTGGCTCTGGACGGCACGGCGCCCTGA
- a CDS encoding GuaB1 family IMP dehydrogenase-related protein, protein MRFLNDVKPPYDLTYDDVFMVPSRSAVGSRQAVDLASPDGSGTTIPLVVANMTAIAGRRMAETVARRGGLVVIPQDIPIEVVTDVISWVKSRHHVLDTPIVLEPHQTVADALSLLPKRSHDAGVVVDADRRPVGVVTDADLAGVDRFTQLSEVMSKDLLLLDADIEPRDAFNTLDHANRRYAPAVDKDGRLVGILTRKGALRATLYTPATDANGKLRIAAAVGINGDFVGKAKLLLDAGVDTLVIDTAHGHQESMISAIKAVRALDPQVPIVAGNIVAAEGVRDLIEAGADIIKVGVGPGAMCTTRMMTGVGRPQFSAVLECAAEAKKYGKHVWADGGVRHPRDVAMALAAGASNVMIGSWFAGTYESPGDLQHTADGRPYKESFGMASARAVQNRTSEESAYDRARKGLFEEGISTSRMFLDPARPGVEDLIDSIIAGVRSSCTYAGAASLAEFEEKAVIGIQSAAGYAEGKPLHASWS, encoded by the coding sequence GTGCGTTTCCTCAATGACGTCAAGCCGCCCTACGACCTGACGTATGACGATGTCTTCATGGTGCCGAGCCGCTCGGCCGTGGGTTCCCGCCAGGCCGTGGACCTCGCCTCGCCGGATGGTTCCGGTACGACGATCCCGCTGGTCGTCGCCAACATGACCGCGATCGCCGGCCGCCGTATGGCCGAGACCGTCGCCCGCCGCGGTGGCCTCGTCGTCATCCCCCAGGACATTCCGATCGAGGTCGTCACCGACGTCATCTCGTGGGTGAAGAGCCGCCACCACGTCCTGGACACCCCCATCGTCCTGGAGCCCCACCAGACCGTCGCCGACGCGCTCTCGCTGCTGCCCAAGCGGTCGCACGACGCCGGTGTCGTCGTCGACGCGGACCGCCGTCCGGTCGGTGTCGTCACCGACGCGGACCTGGCCGGCGTGGACCGCTTCACCCAGCTCTCCGAGGTCATGTCGAAGGACCTGCTGCTCCTCGACGCCGACATCGAGCCGCGCGACGCGTTCAACACGCTCGACCACGCCAACCGCCGCTACGCCCCGGCCGTGGACAAGGACGGCCGTCTGGTCGGCATCCTGACCCGCAAGGGCGCGCTCCGCGCGACCCTGTACACCCCGGCGACCGACGCGAACGGCAAGCTGCGCATCGCCGCCGCCGTCGGCATCAACGGCGACTTCGTGGGCAAGGCCAAGCTGCTCCTCGACGCGGGCGTCGACACGCTCGTCATCGACACGGCGCACGGCCACCAGGAGTCGATGATCTCCGCGATCAAGGCCGTCCGCGCCCTCGACCCGCAGGTTCCGATCGTCGCCGGCAACATCGTCGCCGCCGAGGGTGTGCGGGACCTCATCGAGGCCGGCGCGGACATCATCAAGGTCGGTGTGGGCCCCGGCGCCATGTGCACCACGCGCATGATGACCGGTGTCGGCCGCCCGCAGTTCTCCGCCGTCCTGGAGTGCGCCGCCGAGGCGAAGAAGTACGGCAAGCACGTCTGGGCCGACGGTGGCGTCCGGCACCCGCGCGACGTCGCCATGGCGCTCGCCGCCGGCGCGTCCAACGTCATGATCGGCTCGTGGTTCGCCGGGACGTACGAGTCCCCGGGCGACCTCCAGCACACCGCCGACGGGCGTCCGTACAAGGAGTCCTTCGGCATGGCCTCGGCCCGCGCCGTGCAGAACCGCACGAGCGAGGAGTCGGCCTACGACCGCGCCCGCAAGGGTCTCTTCGAGGAGGGCATCTCGACCTCCCGGATGTTCCTCGACCCGGCCCGCCCGGGCGTCGAGGACCTGATCGACTCGATCATCGCGGGCGTCCGCTCCTCCTGCACCTACGCGGGCGCGGCCTCGCTGGCCGAGTTCGAGGAGAAGGCCGTCATCGGCATCCAGAGCGCCGCCGGTTACGCCGAGGGCAAGCCGCTCCACGCCAGCTGGAGCTAG
- a CDS encoding GDSL-type esterase/lipase family protein: MGWLDPTPYLRGTAWLDGGRAVRADPADLARLPWDTAERAALPIGVRVEFVAEPGTRAVELRYRAAVPSPGDAMRALRHCFALWRDGRCVGESFTAPAEEATVTLELPPDGGTFVIHLPESQAPVVLGLRARDGSLSPAPRRPRWLVHGDSITEGWWSTRPAHSWPATAGRTLGLDTVNLGYAGGARGELPLAEQLASLPGELVTLAFGTNCWSRAPCSAGWLYETVRAYVGLVRSGHPDAPLLILSPVLRPEAETTPNVLGATLEDLRTAMEHAGRDLAEEGDRRLLVLSGRSLLDPEDLADGLHPNDRGHARMAAAVADALRPHVRT, from the coding sequence GTGGGTTGGCTGGACCCCACTCCCTATCTGCGTGGCACGGCCTGGCTGGACGGCGGCCGTGCGGTCCGCGCCGACCCAGCCGACCTGGCCCGGCTCCCCTGGGACACGGCCGAGCGGGCCGCGCTGCCCATCGGCGTACGGGTCGAGTTCGTGGCCGAGCCCGGCACCCGGGCGGTCGAGCTGCGCTATCGCGCCGCCGTTCCGAGCCCGGGGGACGCGATGCGGGCCCTGCGGCACTGCTTCGCGCTGTGGCGGGACGGCCGGTGCGTGGGCGAGAGTTTCACGGCGCCGGCGGAGGAGGCCACCGTCACGCTCGAACTCCCGCCCGACGGAGGGACGTTCGTGATCCATCTGCCGGAGAGCCAGGCGCCGGTGGTGCTCGGCCTTCGGGCGCGCGACGGCTCCCTCTCCCCCGCTCCTCGGCGGCCGCGCTGGCTGGTGCACGGCGACTCGATCACCGAGGGCTGGTGGTCGACCCGGCCCGCCCACTCCTGGCCGGCGACGGCAGGGCGGACGCTCGGCCTGGACACGGTCAACCTCGGCTACGCGGGCGGCGCACGGGGGGAGCTCCCGCTCGCCGAGCAGCTGGCGAGCCTCCCGGGCGAACTGGTCACGCTCGCCTTCGGCACCAACTGCTGGTCCAGGGCGCCCTGTTCGGCGGGCTGGCTGTACGAGACGGTCCGCGCCTACGTCGGTCTCGTGCGCAGCGGCCACCCCGACGCCCCGCTGCTGATCCTCTCCCCCGTGCTGCGCCCGGAGGCCGAGACCACCCCCAACGTCCTGGGCGCCACGCTGGAGGACCTGCGCACGGCCATGGAGCACGCGGGCCGCGACCTGGCGGAGGAGGGCGACAGGCGGCTCCTGGTGCTCTCCGGCCGCTCCCTGCTCGACCCCGAGGACCTGGCGGACGGGCTGCACCCCAACGACCGGGGCCATGCGCGGATGGCGGCGGCGGTCGCGGACGCCCTGCGCCCTCACGTACGTACCTGA